GCATGACGGGCTGGGGGCAGGACGGGCCGCTGGCGCAGTCGGTCGGGCACGACATCAACTATATCGCGTTGACCGGAGCGCTGGCGGCGATCGGGCCGGCCGAGGCGCCGGTGCCGCCGCTGAACCTGGTGGGCGACTATGCCGGCGGCACGATGTACCTGGTGATGGGGATCCTGGCGGCGCTGGTGGAGCGCGACAGGTCGGGCCGCGGACAGGTGATCGACTGCGCCATGTGCGACAGCGTGCCGGGATTGCTGACGCTGTTCCACACGATGGCGCGCAAGGGCGTCTTGGACGAGGCGCGCCAGGCGAACATGCTGGACGGAGGCGCGCATTTTTACGGCACTTACGCGTGCGCCGACGGGCTGTTCCTGTCGGTCGGGGCGATCGAGCCGCAGTTCTATCGCGCGTTGCGGCGGCTGGCGGGGTTCGAGGACGATGCCTTCGACGCGCAGTGGGACAAGGCGGCGTGGCCGGAATTGCGGGCGCGGATGGCGGCGGCCTTCCGGTCCAGGCCGCGGGCGGAATGGTGTGCGCTGCTGGAGGGGACGGATGCCTGCGTCGCCCCGGTGCTGACGATGAGCGAGGCGCCGCGGCACCCGCACATGGCCGCGCGCGGGGCGTTCGTGGAGCGGGACGGGAAGATCGAGGCGGCGCCCGCGCCGCGGTTCTCGCGCACGGCGCCGACGTTGCCGCCGCGCCCGCCGGCGGCGCCCGACGCGGTGGACGCGGTGCTCGCCGGTTGGGCGGCGGACCCGCCGGCGGCGACGGACGATTAGCGGCTGCGCCCGGCGCTCCAGGAGCGGCGCCGCAGGCCCGGACGCGGCGGCCCCGGCGGCGTTTCGCTTCGATCGCCAGTAATTTGCTTTCGCTGCGATGGAACGGAAGGAGGCCGCCAGACCTATCTTTTCAGGGTGGTTTCACCTAGTTAGCGTCGCGAACAGGGAAGAGCGCTTCATGTGTGGCATCTGCGGCGAGGTGCGGTTTGACGGTGCGGCGGCTTCGGTCCCGGCCGTGGTCAAGATGGCGGACGCGATGGCACCGCGCGGGCCGGACGGGGCGGGCATTCTGGCTCGCGATCGGTTCGCCTTCGGCCATCGCCGGCTGACGATCATCGACCTTTCGGTCCGCTCGTCACAACCGATGACGGACCCGGAGCTGGGCCTGTCGATCGTCT
This portion of the Acuticoccus sp. I52.16.1 genome encodes:
- a CDS encoding CaiB/BaiF CoA-transferase family protein; the encoded protein is MTGPLAGVKVVEFAAIGPVPLAGMLLADLGADVVRVERAGVERLDPDDIAARGRRFVSLDLKDPAGVDAALRLLAATDVLMEGFRPGVMERLGLGPDVVAARNRRLVYGRMTGWGQDGPLAQSVGHDINYIALTGALAAIGPAEAPVPPLNLVGDYAGGTMYLVMGILAALVERDRSGRGQVIDCAMCDSVPGLLTLFHTMARKGVLDEARQANMLDGGAHFYGTYACADGLFLSVGAIEPQFYRALRRLAGFEDDAFDAQWDKAAWPELRARMAAAFRSRPRAEWCALLEGTDACVAPVLTMSEAPRHPHMAARGAFVERDGKIEAAPAPRFSRTAPTLPPRPPAAPDAVDAVLAGWAADPPAATDD